The following proteins are encoded in a genomic region of Streptomyces lunaelactis:
- a CDS encoding SCO5918 family protein yields the protein MRCVIARFPFDLVKNDVQESMKGIKPEPVTGESVIIGRRAYPVKQVGEVITKQDRRDFTAGEVTRALTRLGFTCRTVPAPAAPAVLSPVESASAMLGTPVQE from the coding sequence ATGCGCTGCGTCATCGCCCGTTTCCCCTTTGACCTGGTCAAGAACGATGTACAGGAGTCGATGAAGGGCATCAAGCCCGAACCTGTGACAGGCGAGTCCGTGATCATCGGTCGCCGCGCCTACCCCGTCAAGCAGGTGGGGGAAGTGATCACCAAGCAGGACCGCCGCGACTTCACCGCCGGTGAGGTGACCAGGGCGCTGACGCGCCTCGGCTTCACGTGCCGGACCGTCCCCGCGCCGGCCGCTCCGGCTGTCCTCAGCCCGGTCGAGTCCGCGTCGGCCATGCTGGGAACTCCCGTACAGGAGTGA
- a CDS encoding DEAD/DEAH box helicase has translation MNRTARTNDRYSRTRTGGSAGSGRGGYRAQAPSRSGAPGRSGAPSRSGGYGRRPAALKGEFALPVTVTPALPAAATFAELDMPAELLKTLTGLGMNEPFPIQSATLPNSLAGRDVLGRGRTGSGKTLAFGLALLARTAGQRAEQRKPLALILVPTRELAQQVTDALTPYARSLKLQLTTVVGGMSIGRQAAALRSGTEVVVATPGRLKDLIERGDCRLDRVAITVLDEADQMADMGFMPQVTELLDQVRPDGQRMLFSATLDRNVDLLVRRYLNDPVVHSVDPSAGAVTTMEHHVLHVHGADKYATTTEIAARDGRVIMFLDTKHAVDGLTKHLLNSGVRAAALHGGKSQPQRNRTLAQFKSGHVTVLVATNVAARGIHVDNLDLVVNVDPPGDHKDYLHRGGRTARAGESGSVVTLVLPNQRREMTRLMADAGITPRTTQVRSGEAELSRITGAQAPSGVPVVIAAPVVERPKRGGSSSRGRRSRPAQGSSQRRSRGSAA, from the coding sequence ATGAACCGCACAGCCCGCACCAACGACCGCTACTCCCGCACCCGTACGGGTGGTTCTGCCGGCTCCGGCCGGGGCGGCTACCGCGCACAGGCCCCCAGCCGCTCAGGCGCTCCGGGCCGCTCCGGCGCCCCGAGCCGTTCCGGCGGCTACGGGCGTCGACCCGCCGCTCTGAAGGGGGAGTTCGCGCTGCCGGTCACCGTCACCCCGGCGCTGCCCGCGGCGGCGACCTTCGCCGAACTGGACATGCCCGCCGAGCTGTTGAAGACGCTCACCGGTCTCGGCATGAACGAGCCGTTCCCGATCCAGTCCGCCACGCTGCCGAACTCGCTGGCCGGCCGTGACGTACTGGGCCGTGGACGCACCGGATCGGGCAAGACGCTCGCCTTCGGTCTGGCGCTGCTCGCCCGCACCGCCGGACAGCGCGCCGAGCAGCGCAAGCCGCTGGCCCTGATCCTCGTCCCCACCCGGGAACTCGCTCAGCAGGTCACCGACGCGCTCACCCCCTACGCCCGGTCGCTGAAGCTGCAGCTGACCACGGTCGTGGGCGGCATGTCGATCGGCCGCCAGGCCGCCGCACTGCGTTCCGGGACCGAAGTCGTCGTGGCGACGCCGGGCCGGCTCAAGGACCTCATCGAACGCGGTGACTGCCGCCTCGACCGTGTCGCCATCACCGTGCTGGACGAGGCCGACCAGATGGCTGACATGGGCTTCATGCCGCAGGTCACCGAACTGCTCGACCAGGTACGCCCCGATGGCCAGCGGATGCTCTTCTCGGCCACCCTGGACCGTAACGTCGATCTCCTGGTCCGCCGGTACCTGAACGACCCGGTCGTCCACTCGGTCGACCCCTCCGCGGGCGCGGTCACGACGATGGAGCACCACGTGCTGCACGTCCACGGCGCCGACAAGTACGCCACCACCACCGAGATCGCGGCCCGCGACGGCCGGGTGATCATGTTCCTGGACACCAAGCACGCTGTGGACGGGCTCACCAAGCACCTGCTGAACAGCGGCGTACGTGCTGCCGCGCTGCACGGCGGCAAGTCCCAGCCCCAGCGCAACCGCACGCTTGCCCAGTTCAAGTCCGGCCATGTCACGGTGCTGGTGGCCACCAATGTCGCGGCCCGCGGCATTCACGTCGACAACCTCGACCTCGTCGTCAACGTCGACCCGCCGGGCGATCACAAGGACTATCTGCACCGCGGCGGACGCACTGCCCGCGCCGGCGAGTCCGGCAGCGTGGTCACTCTGGTCCTGCCGAACCAGCGTCGCGAGATGACGCGCCTGATGGCCGACGCCGGCATCACCCCGCGGACCACCCAGGTCCGCTCGGGCGAGGCCGAGCTGAGCCGTATCACCGGCGCTCAGGCCCCCTCGGGCGTTCCCGTCGTCATCGCCGCACCGGTGGTCGAGCGTCCCAAGCGGGGCGGCTCTTCTTCGCGCGGGCGGCGCAGCCGTCCCGCACAGGGCTCCTCGCAGCGGCGCAGCCGCGGCAGCGCCGCATAG
- a CDS encoding cold-shock protein: MATGTVKWFNAEKGFGFIEQEGGGPDVFAHYSNIAAQGFRELQEGQKVNFDVTQGQKGPQAENIVPA; encoded by the coding sequence ATGGCTACAGGCACCGTGAAGTGGTTCAACGCGGAAAAGGGTTTCGGCTTCATCGAGCAGGAGGGTGGCGGCCCCGACGTCTTCGCCCACTACTCGAACATTGCCGCCCAGGGCTTCCGTGAGCTCCAGGAAGGCCAGAAGGTGAACTTCGACGTCACGCAGGGCCAGAAGGGCCCGCAGGCGGAGAACATCGTTCCCGCCTGA